Proteins from one Gossypium raimondii isolate GPD5lz chromosome 8, ASM2569854v1, whole genome shotgun sequence genomic window:
- the LOC105790475 gene encoding pentatricopeptide repeat-containing protein At1g03100, mitochondrial produces MRRSTASVSPSFLSALLSCRHFSVARICRCPSPVHGSYRWVCGISDSLSNNTLNASSSSPNRLMLFSTMAGTILVQARDPAKLNMEILNAIDERRYIDTWKLYEQHMQMEGFPRKSVVNRLLTGFVESLDVKWLEKAYAMVEQAFEESKQNLLEKEPLIYLSLGLAKCGLPVPASTILRKLVETEQFPPVTAWSAILAHMSQTAPGAYLAAELILEIGYLFQDGRVDPRKKSNAPLIAMKPNTTAFNIALAGCLLFCTTRKAEQLLDIMPRICVKADANLLIVMAHIYERNGRREELKKLQRHIDEACNLTDIQFRQFYNCLLTCHLKFGDLDSASNMVLEMLRKAKDARNSLAVATLVLETARNDNRAFTARISGPNLSQNEPEGSHKDRLIEHQIISYDEFSRDRNFVKIGNEAKEVLLSLLAKLQTQVELITTEHGILQPTEKIYVKLVKAFLEAGKLKDLARFLIKAEKEDSPVSNDDSALVHVIKSCISLGWLDQAHDLLDEMRFAGVRTGSSVYASLLKAYCKANRLQEVTSLLRDAQKAGIQLDSSCYDTLIQSQVLRQDTQGALDLFKEMKEAKIPRGGNPEFEQLVEGCAGNAEAGLMAKLLREIREGQKLDSGVHDWNNVIHFFCKKRLMADAEKALAKMRSLGHTPNAQTFHSMVTGYAAIGGKYIEVTELWGEMKSLASSATMKFDQELLDSLLYTFVRGGFFIRANEVVDMMEKGNMFIDKYKYRTLYLKYHKTLYKGKTPKFQTESQLKKREAALSFKKWIGLC; encoded by the coding sequence ATGAGACGTTCAACCGCGTCAGTCTCCCCTTCCTTTTTATCTGCCTTACTTTCTTGTAGGCATTTTAGTGTTGCTAGGATTTGCAGATGCCCATCTCCTGTTCATGGGAGTTATAGGTGGGTTTGTGGGATTTCCGACTCGTTGTCAAACAATACACTAAACGCATCTTCAAGTTCTCCTAATAGGTTGATGCTATTTTCAACAATGGCTGGTACAATCTTGGTCCAGGCTCGAGACCCAGCCAAACTAAATATGGAAATACTTAATGCAATTGATGAACGAAGATATATAGATACATGGAAGCTGTATGAACAGCACATGCAGATGGAAGGGTTTCCTCGAAAATCTGTTGTGAACAGACTTCTGACAGGTTTTGTGGAAAGCCTTGATGTTAAATGGCTTGAGAAGGCTTATGCGATGGTTGAACAAGCCTTTGAGGAGAGTAAACAGAATTTGTTGGAGAAGGAGCCTCTGATATATCTTTCTCTTGGTCTTGCCAAATGCGGTTTGCCGGTTCCTGCATCGACCATTCTGAGAAAATTGGTAGAAACTGAACAATTTCCTCCTGTAACTGCCTGGTCAGCCATCTTGGCCCACATGTCACAAACAGCTCCCGGTGCTTACCTAGCTGCTGAATTGATTCTTGAGATAGGTTATTTGTTCCAGGATGGGAGGGTGGACCCCCGTAAGAAGAGTAATGCACCATTGATTGCTATGAAGCCTAATACTACCGCTTTCAACATTGCTTTGGCCGGGTGCCTTTTATTCTGCACAACAAGAAAAGCAGAGCAGCTCCTTGACATAATGCCTCGAATTTGTGTAAAAGCTGATGCAAACTTACTGATTGTAATGGCACATATATATGAAAGAAATGGGCGAAGGGAAGAGCTGAAGAAACTTCAGAGGCACATAGATGAAGCTTGTAACTTAACTGATATTCAGTTCCGACAGTTTTATAATTGCTTGCTTACATGCCATTTAAAATTTGGTGATCTTGATTCTGCCTCTAATATGGTCTTGGAAATGCTACGGAAAGCAAAGGATGCGCGAAATTCTCTTGCTGTTGCTACGCTTGTGCTTGAAACTGCTAGAAATGATAACAGAGCCTTTACTGCACGTATTTCTGGGCCAAATCTGAGCCAAAATGAACCAGAGGGATCACATAAGGACAGATTAATAGAGCACCAGATTATATCTTATGATGAGTTCTCTAGAGAcagaaattttgttaaaattggaAATGAGGCTAAGGAAGTACTTCTTAGTTTGCTAGCTAAGTTGCAGACACAAGTTGAATTGATTACTACTGAACATGGCATTCTACAACCAACAGAAAAAATTTACGTGAAATTGGTTAAGGCTTTCCTTGAAGCAGGGAAGCTCAAGGATTTGGCTCGGTTTCTTATCAAGGCTGAGAAAGAAGATTCCCCAGTTTCCAATGATGATTCGGCATTGGTTCATGTTATCAAGTCATGCATTTCACTTGGGTGGTTAGATCAAGCGCATGACCTCTTGGATGAGATGCGTTTTGCTGGAGTTAGAACCGGTTCTTCTGTATATGCCTCCCTGTTAAAAGCATATTGTAAAGCAAACCGCCTACAAGAAGTGACTTCACTTTTACGAGATGCTCAGAAGGCTGGGATCCAACTAGATTCTAGTTGTTATGACACATTGATACAATCCCAAGTGCTTCGACAGGATACTCAAGGAGCTCTTGATCTATTCAAGGAGATGAAGGAGGCTAAGATACCCAGAGGTGGTAACCCTGAATTCGAGCAGTTGGTCGAGGGATGTGCAGGCAATGCTGAAGCAGGGTTAATGGCGAAGCTCTTGCGAGAAATCAGGGAAGGCCAGAAACTGGATAGTGGAGTACATGACTGGAATAATGTAATACATTTTTTCTGTAAGAAAAGGTTAATGGCAGATGCTGAGAAAGCTTTGGCAAAAATGAGGAGCCTGGGGCATACTCCAAATGCTCAAACCTTCCATTCTATGGTCACTGGATACGCTGCTATTGGAGGAAAATACATCGAGGTAACCGAGCTCTGGGGTGAAATGAAATCACTTGCTTCTTCCGCTACAATGAAGTTTGATCAGGAACTTCTGGATTCTTTGTTATATACCTTCGTGAGGGGCGGATTTTTCATTCGAGCTAACGAAGTTGTCGATATGATGGAAAAAGGAAACATGTTCATTGATAAATACAAGTATCGAACCCTCTACTTGAAGTACCATAAAACACTTTATAAGGGCAAGACTCCTAAATTCCAGACAGAATCCCAGCTAAAGAAGAGGGAAGCTGCTTTGAGTTTCAAGAAGTGGATTGGTTTATGTTAG
- the LOC128042908 gene encoding uncharacterized protein LOC128042908 isoform X1, with translation MADKKKKVKNGCIGSIFMHADGVDVVDGCRLHWWCCRWQCSTIDNIFDWPNVLQYWFGGASSASAAGMLTHNVHQVDLYLVLTACGRWVGSLLGDFKVHISKPQRLFLYLGDSK, from the exons ATGGCAGATAAGAAAAAGAAGGTGAAAAATGGATGTATAGGCTCCATTTTCATGCACGCCGATGGTGTAGATGTGGTTGATGGGTGCAGGCTTCATTGGTGGTGTTGCAGATGGCAGTGTAGCACcattgataatatatttgattggCCGAATGTTTTACAATATTGGTTTGGTGGGGCTAGTTCAGCTTCAGCTGCTGGTATGCTCACCCACAACGTTCACCAG GTTGATCTATATTTGGTTTTGACTGCCTGTGGGAGGTGGGTTGGTTCTCTCCTAGGTGATTTTAAAGTTCATATATCCAAGCCCCAACGCTTGTTTCTTTACTTGGGTGATTCTAAGTAA
- the LOC128042908 gene encoding uncharacterized protein LOC128042908 isoform X2 — protein sequence MADKKKKVKNGCIGSIFMHADGVDVVDGCRLHWWCCRWQCSTIDNIFDWPNVLQYWFGGASSASAAGMLTHNVHQVDLYLVLTACGR from the exons ATGGCAGATAAGAAAAAGAAGGTGAAAAATGGATGTATAGGCTCCATTTTCATGCACGCCGATGGTGTAGATGTGGTTGATGGGTGCAGGCTTCATTGGTGGTGTTGCAGATGGCAGTGTAGCACcattgataatatatttgattggCCGAATGTTTTACAATATTGGTTTGGTGGGGCTAGTTCAGCTTCAGCTGCTGGTATGCTCACCCACAACGTTCACCAG GTTGATCTATATTTGGTTTTGACTGCCTGTGGGAG GTGA